One genomic region from Prunus persica cultivar Lovell chromosome G3, Prunus_persica_NCBIv2, whole genome shotgun sequence encodes:
- the LOC18784124 gene encoding protein TRIGALACTOSYLDIACYLGLYCEROL 5, chloroplastic codes for MKIQSNINADTDSFWTWKPSPFNEKQQNENRFSIAEIFQSSQKAERKVLLGPGAGAGIGCGAGVGFGLVGGLGYGAWPFNQVKLVFGVGLGCGIGVGFGFGQGVGYGVSSDSLESYVSKESSDSREGIQVYQRY; via the coding sequence ATGAAAATCCAATCCAACATCAACGCCGACACTGATTCCTTCTGGACTTGGAAGCCAAGCCCTTTCAACGAGAAGCAGCAGAACGAAAATCGATTCTCCATCGCTGAAATTTTCCAGAGCAGCCAAAAAGCAGAGAGAAAGGTGTTGCTGGGGCCTGGAGCTGGAGCTGGAATTGGGTGCGGTGCTGGAGTAGGGTTTGGACTAGTTGGAGGGCTAGGATATGGTGCTTGGCCATTCAACCAAGTAAAGCTGgtgtttggggttgggctgGGTTGTGGGATCGGGGTCGGATTCGGGTTTGGACAAGGAGTTGGGTATGGAGTTAGCTCCGACTCTCTAGAGTCTTATGTATCCAAGGAGAGTTCAGATTCCAGGGAAGGGATTCAAGTGTATCAGAGATATTGA